In Lytechinus variegatus isolate NC3 chromosome 12, Lvar_3.0, whole genome shotgun sequence, a single window of DNA contains:
- the LOC121425071 gene encoding uncharacterized protein LOC121425071 isoform X2 has product MGATSTDNELPVLDYYGSGTLEGAVTFRSSKKHRHRRKRSIQRMKSLDQESIRTYKKTQHSTTSDMALMARRNSLMSSGLIPVNMNFNISALIHPSLINREDGIPMKRRKKMSLSSDYEAMSDDEFTDVPTLKERRTTSACSSPQCEEIYTISDSSGDNDGTNERTRRSPKLSSSDSDVICLDSDSDKNNASLQKDLQPIPVDSMSDVSDHHAGHENYSDSEIDCDDAIVCEQANLTHRVSVSNGSDHFKLQDDDDDDAEHSDSSDLPEYPILEEVVPYTSVPTSSNVNELYSHTQTVESHEATEHRPVKRESVPSPERAPLPVQPLSVSDDDRSRHSSGEVAENEEQVTDACWGSFLLAPEDTKASDLSVRKYQHTHKRTKPFSDDKCNAVNACHEEEFTQAALNLVEKFTTISHKPPPHLLQELFHETLRKCKSNAEALIVFRCLKKIQHLHHPNVRDFPIEWDLVRTIATALVNVPSNGDLNDSVLAVNRWHIDLLSLHYLVSILEDDVERKARWNTLKKSYAFSILNPDTCRNNCQEVVRWIHKVVSELEPSPGCSASTFRSTVCSCRCPESTCHVNYLLPLLGKLLELSFRMADSWTLKTHLQRTVEELRSCDFKGLPQLRLLFETFQQPWLRLKLSELIFNKRFESNIFSQPRENISITRIVEEYFLFLPKSPSSSMNNGGDMEDVVMETTFSKSSKEEMTYLLLVMLRSYIQCCSGCQSKDELSKKSTFSKSLLLWSSVCRKQLSDDDQISLLQIGDYVDQLRNHLNSSSDETSVVTEVCLVQMSLLYDWM; this is encoded by the exons GAGGGAGCTGTGACCTTCAGGTCATCAAAGAAACATCGGCACAGGCGTAAGAGATCCATCCAGAGAATGAAATCCCTTGATCAGGAGAGCATAAGAACTTACAAAAAGACTCAACACTCAACAACAAGTGACATGGCATTGATGGCAAGGAGGAACAGCCTCATGAGTAGTGGCTTGATTCCTGTCAATATGAATTTCAACATAAGCGCACTGATTCATCCTTCCCTCATCAACAGAGAGGACGGTATTCCGATGAAGCGGAGAAAGAAAATGTCACTATCATCGGATTATGAGGCAATGTCAGATGATGAGTTTACAGATGTGCCTACTCTCAAGGAAAGGAGGACAACGTCTGCATGTAGTTCTCCCCAATGTGAGGAGATTTACACCATATCCGACAGCTCTGGAGACAATGATGGTACAAATGAGAGAACTAGGAGGTCGCCAAAGCTCAGCTCGAGCGACTCTGATGTGATTTGTTTAGATTCTGACTCTGATAAAAATAATGCAAGTTTGCAGAAAGATCTCCAGCCTATCCCCGTCGACTCTATGAGTGATGTGTCTGATCATCATGCTGGTCATGAAAACTATTCAGATTCAGAGATTGACTGTGATGATGCGATCGTTTGTGAACAAGCAAATCTTACCCATAGAGTGTCAGTGAGCAATGGCTCAGATCATTTCAAActtcaagatgatgatgatgacgatgctgaACATTCAGATTCCAGCGACTTACCAGAGTATCCGATACTTGAGGAAGTGGTACCTTACACAAGTGTGCCAACATCCAGCAATGTCAATGAGCTGTATTCGCATACACAGACTGTGGAGAGTCATGAAGCAACTGAGCACAGACCTGTCAAGAGAGAATCTGTACCTTCCCCTGAAAGAGCACCACTACCAGTACAACCTTTATCCGTATCAGATGATGATCGATCAAGACATTCTTCAGGAGAAGTGGCTGAAAATGAGGAACAAGTAACAGATGCCTGCTGGGGATCTTTCTTGTTAGCTCCAGAGGATACAAAAGCCAGTGATCTTTCTGTAAGAAAATATCAACACACGCATAAGAGAACTAAGCCCTTTAGTGATGATAAGTGCAATGCAGTAAATGCCTGTCATGAGGAGGAATTTACACAGGCAGCATTAAACTTGGTAGAAAAGTTTACAACAATAAGCCATAAACCACCACCGCATCTTCTTCAAGAACTCTTCCACGAGACCTTAAGAAAGTGCAAAAGCAATGCAGAAGCTTTGATAGTGTTCAGGTGCCTCAAAAAGATACAACACCTACATCATCCAAATGTAAGGGATTTTCCCATTGAGTGGGACCTCGTCAGAACTATCGCAACGGCGCTAGTCAATGTACCATCAAATGGTGATCTAAATGATAGTGTTTTAGCTGTCAATAGATGGCACATAGACCTACTCTCTCTACACTACCTTGTGTCCATTCTTGAGGATGATGTAGAGCGCAAGGCAAGGTGGAACACCCTGAAGAAGTCCTATGCCTTCTCAATCCTCAATCCGGACACCTGTAGGAACAATTGTCAAGAAGTTGTCAGGTGGATACATAAGGTAGTTTCTGAATTGGAACCTTCACCTGGGTGCAGTGCGTCTACATTCAGGTCAACAGTCTGTAGCTGTCGATGTCCAGAAAGTACTTGCCATGTGAATTATCTCCTTCCTCTACTTGGGAAGCTCTTGGAATTAAGCTTCAGAATGGCAGACTCTTGGaccttgaaaacacatttaCAGAGGACTGTTGAGGAACTGAGAAGCTGCGATTTCAAAGGACTGCCACAGCTGAGACTTCTCTTTGAG ACGTTCCAGCAGCCATGGCTGAGACTCAAGCTCAGCGAACTGATCTTCAACAAGCGCTTCGAATCCAATATCTTCAGTCAGCCAAGAGAGAACATCTCCATCACGAGAATCGTTGAGGAGTACTTCCTCTTCCTGCCAAAATCACCCTCCTCAAGCATGAACAATGGGGGAGATATGGAGGATGTGGTGATGGAGACCACATTCAGTAAGAGTAGTAAAGAAGAGATGACCTATCTGCTTCTTGTCATGCTGCGGAGTTACATCCAATGCTGCAGTG GATGTCAGTCCAAGGATGAGCTAAGTAAGAAGTCAACATTTTCCAAGTCCTTGTTGCTTTGGTCATCTGTGTGCCGGAAACAGCTTTCTGATGATGACCAAATCAGTCTACTCCAGATAGGTGACTATGTAGACCAGCTTAGAAACCATCTCAATTCTTCTTCAGATGAGACAAGTGTGGTGACTGAGGTGTGTCTAGTACAGATGAGTCTTCTTTATGACTGGATGTAG
- the LOC121424944 gene encoding tetraspanin-33-like: MVSPERVPNNVINPCVKYTLYVLSFLFWLVCWCVTGIGIWALVERGDNVKVTSYLDFFTDPAIVMIVVGGLGIILNFAGFVGALRENCCLLTFFYLSMILIFILEVTAGILAFAFSGQFFTAVDEVVEQAIMNYREDGDTTNFIDYAQRTLECCGGDGGYRDWTLNRYFNCSDSNPSIERCGVPYSCCRPESPDAIINTQCGFNVQRQTSAEIVDDIYIIGCVDGFLLFVNEKSLIVGLTIFGIALLQLLVMLLAFILSRQIEKEYEFYQEFKSRSTNGLTGIRTVSGGNQF, translated from the exons ATGGTGTCGCCGGAGCGTGTACCAAATAATGTCATCAACCCGTGTGTGAAGTATACACTATATGTTCTCAGCTTTCTCTTTTGG CTGGTATGTTGGTGTGTAACTGGTATAGGAATCTGGGCGCTGGTGGAaagaggagataatgtgaaggTCACATCATATCTCGACTTCTTCACCGATCCAGCCATCGTCATGATCGTTGTTGGAGGTCTGGGTATCATTCTTAACTTTGCTGGGTTTGTTGGTGCCCTCAGAGAGAACTGCTGTCTTCTTACTTTT ttttatCTTTCAATGATCCTCATCTTCATCTTAGAAGTCACAGCTGGTATTCTGGCTTTTGCTTTCAGTGGACAG TTTTTCACAGCAGTAGACGAGGTGGTAGAGCAAGCAATAATGAATTACAGAGAAGATGGAGATACTACCAATTTCATTGATTACGCACAAAGAACG CTGGAGTGCTGTGGTGGAGATGGGGGCTACAGGGATTGGACACTTAATAGATACTTCAATTGTTCGGACTCTAACCCAAGTATAGAGCGATGTGGTGTTCCATACTCCTGCTGCCGGCCTGAGTCTCCAGATGCTATTATCAACACTCAATGTGGCTTCAATGTTCAACGACAAACA TCAGCTGAAATAGTTGATGATATATACATCATTGGGTGTGTAGACGGCTTCCTACTGTTTGTCAATGAGAAGAGCTTGATCGTTGGTCTGACTATCTTTGGAATTGCCCTTCTTCAG CTTCTAGTGATGTTACTAGCCTTCATCCTAAGCAGGCAGATAGAGAAAGAATATGAGTTCTACCAAGAGTTCAAAAGCAGGAGCACCAATGGACTTACTGGAATAAGGACAGTGTCTGGTGGGAACCAGTTTTAG